One stretch of Pseudoxanthomonas sp. Root65 DNA includes these proteins:
- a CDS encoding glycoside hydrolase family 94 protein, translating into MPQVWRVFSRWLRLRRRLWRWRRAAIQKPLSAEAPLRAQLFNVEQMERHGRALARAHRVRAHAGPERLLDRLAENEGLLQDVCALLTRMVQDDMRITPAGEWLLDNSYLLEEQIVTARRHLPKGYSRQLPSLSQGGSAGLPRVYDLSLEAIAHGDGRIDAETLRRFFAAYQSITPLKLGELWAIPIMLRLALIDNLRRMAVRVMRDGDDHRLASEWAAQLNRTAAEDPKDVVLVIADMARSGPPLSGAFVSELMRGLQGRGGVFSMPVTWLEQWAADGGLRIEELVHLESQQQAADQVSISNSIGSLRFLANMDWREFVEDMSVVERTLRADPARTYALMDFSTRDDYRHVVEKIARLAGVDENTVAEIALQRAQAAAAAAPTHPEAHVGFYLVDDGVGQTQAAVASLPDARPVRLRPHRVPLMGYLLPIAAIIGLFTHGLLTAAAPTQGVPLWLLAALALLAFSELGIALVNWVATLWVAPRPLPRMDFSKGIPATARTLVAVPSMLGSTEGVDALVEALEVRFLANRDRHLHFALLTDFLDADESSMPGDAALVAHAAQRIEQLNRRYAPERAGEDGGDLFFLFHRPRLWNPRERRWMGYERKRGKLAALNRLLRGGTGDDFLQVTGNLGMLAQVRYVITLDTDTRLPRDAAREFAGTLAHPLNQAVFDARRRRVVRGYGILQPSVGTSLSGRPSSRYARMFGSEPGIDPYTRTVSDVYQDLFGEGSFVGKGIYDVDAFEHALADRFPDNRILSHDLLEGCYARAGLVSDVRLFEEYPARYAADVKRRYRWIRGDWQLLPWLLPWVPRRDGGFERNPLSWLSRGKLLDNLRRSLVPAATVALLVLGWLFSPAPLAWTAWLLSLWALPVLLPALRDVFAWPVDMPLETHLVQVGRSSLRQLQRAVVNVACLPYEAFFSVDAILRTLWRLLVTRRHLLQWNPSSEVERSLGGGMRAELLGMAPAPLIATSIAALLAMRQPAALWVAAPLLLLWLVSPAVMAWLGRPTGQRTEKLSVPQLAFLGTLSRRTWAFFETYVRAEDHWLPPDNVQEHPALVVARRTSPTNIGLSLLANLAAYDFGYLQAGGVMERTRLVFDTLEALPRHRGHFYNWYDTETLQPLPPAYISTVDSGNLAGHLLTLRQGLLALADAPVLAPATFGGLGDTLAVLEDVAADAGSDDEALSRALIEFGAVLAQAQREPPATVIDAERMLARLVVHADGIAAAWPAASPMPLHPHHWPTALVESCRSAHAELQFLLPDASAWTGERIPTLRELQDASAHPLATRRARERIHQLERLAHIAGQFSLMEYEFLYDRARHLLAIGYNVDEHRLDSGLYDLLASEARLCSFVAIAQGQLPQESWFALGRLLTEVNGDATLLSWSGSMFEYLMPPLVMPSYPDTLLDQTSRHAVEAQIQHGEHHGVPWGISESGYNTVDARMNYQYRAFGVPGLGLKRGLGQDLVIAPYASMMALMVAPEAACENLQRQAALGFGGHFGMYEAIDYTPARVPPGQDCVVVRSFMAHHQGMGFLALVHLLRQQPMQQRFVADAEFQATLLLLQERIPHTGVFHPHEAETLGTRAAPTETETQLRIFRNPGTSRPAVQLLSNGRYHGLVTSAGGGYSRHRDMAVTRWREDGTRDHWGNFCYLRDVESGEFWSTSLQPACVPVDQYEAIFSDAKAEFRGRKRGYESHLEIAISAEDDIELRRLRLGNRSRRTRTIEITTYAEVVLAPAIADELHPAFSNLFVQSEIVREKQALLCTRRPRAHDEVPPWMFHLVAVHDADITAISYETDRARFLGRGNTPRTPVALSAQDALSDSEGSVLDPIVAIRCRIELAPGQTAMIDMVHGVGRDRDACAGLIDKYRDRRLADRVFDLAWTHSQVVRRQINASQADAQLYERLAGLIVYAHPLLRADADVLLQNQRGQSGLWGHAISGDLPIVLLQVADADNIELVRQMVQAHAYWRLKGLRADLVIWNESQAGYRQQLQDLILGMISADPEANVLDRPGGIFVRPGQQMSQEDRILLQSVARVIISDQQGSLAAQIGRREPAERIMPSLLGEGPREEHAERPAPTASTGLPPPVVIDEEDDTWPFEPVADTFVHDNGTGAFAADGREYVIVTREDGPTPAPWCNVMANERLGTVVSESMAGYTWFENAHEFRLTPWHNDPVADSGGEAFYLRDEDSGHVWSPLPLPRRGRGAYRTRHGFGYSVYEHVEDGIASELWVYVAVDDAVKYSVLKLRNLSGRARRLSATAYVEWVLGDLRVRSQMHIVTAQDAASGVLTARNPYNTEFGGRVAFFDTDASGCSFTGDRTEFLGRNGSMADPAALQRERLSGRLGVGLDPCAAIQVPLSLPDGEASETVFRLGMGKDEDDALYLARRVQGTQRAHDALDAVRIHWRGLLTSVQVSTPDPAVDALVNGWLMYQTLACRYVARSGYYQSGGAFGFRDQLQDTMATLHARPALTRSHLLLCAAHQFPQGDVLHWWHPPQGRGVRTRCSDDYLWLPLAAARYLQVTGDASVLDEQVGFVDGRPVNADEESYYDMPATSHLRQSFYQHCVLALRRGCSLLGERGLPLIGTGDWNDGMNRVGEAGRGESVWLGFFLYDTLQRFIEVARVRGDDAFADECVEHAERLRANLEAHAWDGQWYRRAWFDDGTPLGSSTSDECRIDSISQSWSVLSGAADPARARQAMASLDRHLVKREAGLIQLLDPPFDTTPKDPGYIRGYVPGVRENGGQYTHAAVWAAMAFAHQGDAERAWELARMINPIHHAQDPDATAVYKVEPYVLAADVYGVAPHVGRGGWTWYTGSAGWMYRLLTESLLGLQRLGDELALHPCLPREWTQYELRYRFGSTLYVIAVEQGDDGTPMLQLDGTEQAGMRFPLVDDGSVHRVEARWPRAAP; encoded by the coding sequence ATGCCCCAGGTCTGGAGGGTTTTCAGCCGCTGGTTGCGCCTGCGTCGTCGCCTGTGGCGCTGGCGCCGTGCCGCGATCCAGAAACCGCTGAGCGCTGAAGCACCGCTGCGCGCCCAGCTGTTCAACGTCGAACAGATGGAACGGCATGGGCGTGCATTGGCGCGGGCGCACCGCGTGCGCGCGCATGCGGGGCCGGAGCGCCTGCTGGACCGCCTGGCCGAGAACGAAGGCCTGCTACAGGATGTCTGCGCGCTGCTCACGCGGATGGTGCAGGACGACATGCGCATCACCCCTGCCGGCGAGTGGTTGCTGGACAACTCGTACCTGCTGGAAGAGCAGATCGTCACCGCACGCCGGCACCTGCCGAAAGGCTACAGCCGCCAGCTGCCGTCATTGAGCCAGGGCGGGTCCGCCGGCCTGCCGCGCGTGTACGACCTGTCGCTGGAAGCCATCGCGCACGGCGACGGCCGCATTGACGCCGAGACCTTGCGCCGCTTCTTCGCCGCCTACCAGTCCATCACGCCACTGAAACTGGGCGAGCTGTGGGCGATCCCGATCATGTTGCGGCTGGCGCTGATCGACAACCTGCGCCGGATGGCGGTACGCGTGATGCGCGACGGCGACGACCACCGCCTGGCCAGCGAGTGGGCCGCGCAGCTCAATCGCACCGCGGCGGAAGATCCCAAGGACGTGGTGCTGGTCATCGCCGACATGGCGCGCTCCGGCCCGCCGCTCAGTGGCGCCTTCGTGTCCGAACTGATGCGTGGATTGCAAGGACGCGGCGGCGTGTTCTCCATGCCGGTCACCTGGCTGGAACAGTGGGCCGCCGACGGCGGCCTGCGCATCGAGGAACTGGTGCACCTGGAAAGCCAGCAGCAGGCGGCGGACCAGGTGTCGATCAGCAACAGCATCGGCAGCCTGCGCTTCCTGGCCAACATGGACTGGCGGGAATTCGTCGAGGACATGAGTGTGGTCGAGCGCACGCTGCGCGCCGACCCGGCGCGTACCTATGCGCTGATGGACTTCAGCACGCGCGACGACTACCGCCACGTGGTGGAGAAGATCGCGCGCCTGGCCGGTGTCGACGAGAACACCGTCGCGGAGATCGCGCTGCAGCGTGCACAGGCCGCCGCCGCAGCGGCGCCGACGCATCCGGAAGCGCACGTCGGCTTCTACCTGGTGGATGACGGCGTCGGCCAGACGCAGGCGGCGGTCGCCTCGCTGCCGGATGCACGCCCGGTCCGCCTGCGCCCGCATCGCGTTCCGCTGATGGGTTATCTGCTTCCCATCGCCGCCATCATCGGCCTGTTCACCCATGGCCTGCTGACCGCGGCAGCGCCCACGCAGGGCGTGCCCCTCTGGTTGCTGGCGGCGCTGGCGCTGCTGGCGTTCAGCGAACTGGGCATCGCCCTGGTCAACTGGGTGGCGACCCTGTGGGTGGCGCCCCGGCCGCTGCCGCGGATGGATTTCTCCAAGGGCATTCCGGCAACGGCACGCACTCTGGTGGCAGTGCCCAGCATGCTGGGAAGCACGGAAGGCGTGGACGCCCTGGTCGAAGCGCTGGAAGTGCGCTTCCTGGCCAACCGTGACCGCCACCTGCACTTCGCCCTGCTCACCGATTTCCTGGACGCCGACGAGTCGTCGATGCCGGGCGATGCCGCCCTGGTCGCCCACGCCGCGCAGCGGATCGAACAGCTCAACCGTCGCTATGCGCCGGAGCGCGCCGGCGAGGACGGCGGCGATCTGTTCTTCCTGTTCCACCGCCCGCGCCTGTGGAATCCGCGCGAACGCCGCTGGATGGGGTACGAGCGCAAGCGCGGCAAGCTGGCGGCACTGAACCGGTTGTTGCGCGGCGGGACCGGCGACGACTTCCTGCAGGTGACCGGGAACCTCGGCATGCTGGCGCAGGTGCGCTACGTGATCACGCTGGATACCGACACGCGCCTGCCGCGCGACGCCGCGCGCGAGTTCGCCGGCACGCTGGCGCACCCGCTCAACCAGGCCGTGTTCGATGCACGCCGGCGTCGCGTGGTCCGCGGCTACGGCATCCTGCAGCCCAGCGTCGGCACCAGCCTGAGCGGACGGCCCAGTTCGCGTTATGCGCGCATGTTCGGCAGCGAACCGGGCATCGATCCGTATACGCGCACCGTGTCGGATGTGTACCAGGATCTGTTCGGCGAAGGCTCGTTCGTCGGCAAGGGCATCTACGACGTGGATGCATTCGAGCACGCGCTGGCCGACCGCTTCCCCGACAACCGCATCCTCAGCCACGACCTGCTGGAAGGCTGCTACGCGCGCGCCGGTCTGGTCAGCGACGTGCGGCTGTTCGAGGAGTATCCCGCGCGCTATGCGGCAGACGTGAAGCGCCGCTATCGCTGGATCCGCGGCGACTGGCAGTTGCTGCCCTGGCTGCTGCCGTGGGTGCCGCGCCGCGATGGCGGGTTCGAGCGCAACCCGTTGTCCTGGCTCTCGCGCGGCAAGCTGCTCGACAACCTGCGCCGCAGCCTGGTGCCGGCGGCCACGGTGGCGTTGCTGGTGCTGGGCTGGCTGTTCTCGCCGGCCCCGCTCGCCTGGACCGCCTGGCTGCTGAGCCTGTGGGCGCTGCCGGTGCTGCTGCCGGCGTTGCGCGACGTATTCGCCTGGCCGGTCGACATGCCGCTGGAGACGCATCTGGTGCAGGTGGGCCGGTCGAGCCTGCGGCAACTCCAGCGCGCGGTGGTCAATGTGGCCTGCCTGCCGTACGAAGCCTTCTTCAGCGTGGACGCGATCCTGCGTACGCTCTGGCGCCTGCTGGTCACGCGCCGGCATCTGCTGCAGTGGAATCCCTCCAGCGAAGTGGAACGCAGCCTCGGCGGCGGCATGCGCGCCGAACTGCTCGGCATGGCGCCCGCACCGCTGATCGCGACCTCCATCGCCGCCCTGCTGGCGATGCGGCAACCCGCGGCGCTGTGGGTGGCCGCACCGTTGCTGCTGCTCTGGCTGGTGTCGCCTGCCGTCATGGCCTGGCTGGGCCGTCCCACCGGTCAGCGGACGGAGAAGCTGTCCGTACCGCAGCTCGCCTTCCTCGGCACGCTGTCGCGGCGTACCTGGGCGTTCTTCGAGACCTACGTGCGCGCCGAGGACCACTGGCTGCCGCCCGACAACGTGCAGGAGCATCCGGCGCTGGTGGTGGCGCGACGCACGTCGCCGACCAATATCGGCCTGTCGCTGCTGGCCAACCTGGCCGCATACGATTTCGGTTACCTGCAGGCCGGTGGCGTGATGGAGCGCACCCGCCTGGTGTTCGACACGCTGGAGGCGCTGCCGCGCCATCGCGGCCACTTCTACAACTGGTACGACACCGAAACCCTGCAGCCGCTGCCGCCGGCCTACATCTCCACCGTGGACAGCGGCAACCTGGCCGGGCACCTGCTGACCCTGCGCCAGGGCCTGCTGGCGCTGGCCGATGCGCCGGTGCTGGCGCCCGCCACCTTCGGCGGACTGGGCGATACGCTGGCCGTTCTGGAAGACGTGGCCGCGGACGCGGGCTCCGACGACGAAGCCCTGTCGCGTGCGCTGATCGAATTCGGTGCGGTACTGGCACAGGCGCAGCGGGAGCCGCCGGCGACCGTCATCGATGCCGAACGCATGCTGGCGCGCCTGGTGGTGCACGCGGACGGCATCGCAGCGGCCTGGCCTGCCGCGAGTCCGATGCCTCTGCATCCGCACCACTGGCCCACCGCGCTGGTCGAAAGCTGTCGTTCGGCGCATGCGGAGCTGCAGTTCCTGTTGCCCGACGCCAGCGCCTGGACCGGCGAACGCATTCCCACGTTGCGCGAACTGCAGGACGCCTCGGCCCATCCGCTGGCCACCCGCCGTGCGCGCGAACGCATCCACCAGCTCGAACGGCTGGCGCACATCGCCGGGCAGTTCTCGCTGATGGAATACGAATTCCTCTACGACCGCGCGCGCCACCTGCTGGCGATCGGCTACAACGTCGACGAGCACCGCCTGGACAGCGGGCTTTACGACCTGCTGGCGTCGGAAGCGCGGCTGTGCAGTTTCGTGGCGATCGCGCAGGGGCAGTTGCCGCAGGAGAGCTGGTTCGCGCTGGGCCGCCTGCTGACCGAGGTCAACGGCGATGCCACGCTGCTGTCGTGGAGCGGCTCGATGTTCGAGTACCTGATGCCGCCGCTGGTCATGCCCAGCTACCCGGATACGCTGCTGGACCAGACGTCCCGGCATGCGGTGGAAGCGCAGATCCAGCATGGCGAACACCATGGCGTGCCGTGGGGCATCTCGGAGTCGGGCTACAACACTGTCGACGCCCGCATGAACTACCAGTACCGCGCCTTCGGCGTGCCCGGACTGGGCCTGAAGCGCGGCCTGGGCCAGGACCTGGTCATCGCGCCCTACGCCAGCATGATGGCGTTGATGGTGGCGCCGGAAGCCGCCTGCGAGAACCTGCAGCGGCAGGCCGCGCTGGGTTTCGGTGGTCATTTCGGCATGTACGAGGCTATCGACTACACGCCGGCGCGGGTGCCGCCCGGACAGGACTGCGTGGTGGTGCGGTCGTTCATGGCCCACCACCAGGGCATGGGCTTCCTCGCGCTCGTCCACCTGCTGCGGCAGCAGCCGATGCAGCAGCGCTTCGTGGCCGATGCCGAGTTCCAGGCGACGCTGCTGTTGCTGCAGGAACGCATTCCGCATACCGGCGTGTTCCACCCGCACGAGGCCGAGACGCTGGGCACCCGCGCCGCGCCCACCGAAACCGAGACCCAGCTGCGCATCTTCCGCAACCCGGGGACGTCGCGGCCGGCGGTACAGCTGCTCTCCAACGGCCGCTACCACGGCCTGGTCACCAGCGCCGGCGGCGGCTACAGCCGTCACCGCGACATGGCGGTCACGCGCTGGCGCGAGGACGGCACGCGCGACCACTGGGGCAACTTCTGCTACCTGCGCGACGTGGAGAGCGGCGAGTTCTGGTCCACGTCATTGCAGCCGGCATGCGTGCCGGTGGACCAGTACGAAGCGATCTTCTCCGATGCCAAGGCCGAGTTCCGCGGCCGCAAGCGCGGCTACGAAAGCCATCTTGAGATCGCCATCTCCGCCGAGGACGACATCGAACTGCGCCGGCTGCGGCTGGGCAACCGCAGCCGGCGCACGCGCACCATCGAGATCACCACCTACGCCGAAGTGGTGCTGGCGCCGGCCATCGCGGACGAACTGCACCCGGCCTTCAGCAACCTGTTCGTGCAGTCGGAGATCGTGCGCGAGAAACAGGCGCTGCTGTGCACGCGACGGCCGCGCGCGCACGACGAAGTGCCGCCGTGGATGTTCCATCTGGTGGCCGTGCACGATGCCGACATCACCGCGATCTCGTACGAGACCGACCGCGCCCGCTTCCTCGGCCGCGGCAACACCCCGCGCACGCCGGTGGCCCTGTCGGCGCAGGACGCGCTGTCCGACAGCGAGGGTTCGGTGCTGGATCCGATCGTCGCCATCCGTTGCCGGATCGAACTGGCACCGGGGCAGACGGCGATGATCGACATGGTGCATGGCGTGGGCCGGGATCGCGACGCCTGTGCCGGCCTGATCGACAAGTACCGCGACCGCCGGCTGGCCGACCGCGTCTTCGACCTGGCGTGGACGCACAGCCAGGTCGTGCGCCGGCAGATCAACGCCTCGCAGGCGGATGCGCAACTCTACGAGCGGCTGGCAGGACTGATCGTCTACGCGCACCCGCTGCTGCGCGCGGACGCCGACGTGCTGCTGCAGAACCAGCGCGGCCAGTCGGGCCTGTGGGGCCATGCGATCTCAGGCGACCTGCCGATCGTGCTGCTGCAGGTCGCCGATGCCGACAACATCGAACTGGTGCGGCAGATGGTGCAGGCGCACGCGTACTGGCGCCTCAAGGGCCTGCGTGCGGACCTGGTGATCTGGAACGAGAGCCAGGCCGGTTACCGGCAGCAGCTGCAGGATCTGATCCTGGGCATGATCTCGGCCGATCCCGAGGCCAACGTGCTGGATCGTCCGGGCGGCATCTTCGTGCGCCCCGGCCAGCAGATGTCGCAGGAGGACCGCATCCTGCTGCAATCGGTGGCGCGGGTGATCATCAGCGACCAGCAGGGCTCGCTGGCCGCGCAGATCGGCCGCCGCGAGCCTGCCGAGCGGATCATGCCGTCGCTGCTCGGCGAAGGGCCGCGCGAGGAACATGCTGAACGTCCGGCACCCACAGCATCCACCGGGCTGCCGCCGCCCGTCGTCATCGACGAAGAGGACGACACCTGGCCGTTCGAGCCGGTGGCCGACACGTTCGTCCACGACAACGGCACTGGCGCGTTCGCTGCCGACGGCCGCGAGTACGTCATCGTCACCCGCGAAGACGGCCCGACGCCCGCGCCCTGGTGCAACGTGATGGCCAACGAGCGGCTGGGCACGGTGGTCAGCGAAAGCATGGCCGGCTACACCTGGTTCGAGAACGCGCACGAGTTCCGCCTCACGCCCTGGCACAACGACCCGGTCGCCGACAGCGGCGGCGAAGCCTTCTACCTGCGCGACGAAGACAGCGGCCACGTGTGGTCGCCGCTGCCGTTGCCACGCCGCGGCCGCGGGGCGTACCGCACGCGCCACGGCTTCGGCTACAGCGTGTACGAGCACGTCGAGGACGGCATCGCCAGCGAGCTGTGGGTGTACGTGGCCGTCGACGATGCAGTCAAGTACTCGGTGCTGAAGCTGCGCAACCTGTCCGGGCGCGCACGCCGCCTCTCGGCCACCGCTTACGTGGAATGGGTACTGGGCGACCTGCGCGTCAGGTCGCAGATGCACATCGTCACCGCGCAGGATGCCGCCAGCGGCGTGCTGACCGCGCGCAATCCGTACAACACCGAGTTCGGCGGCCGGGTCGCGTTCTTCGACACCGATGCCAGCGGCTGCAGCTTCACCGGCGACCGCACGGAGTTCCTCGGCCGCAACGGCAGCATGGCCGATCCGGCGGCACTGCAACGCGAACGCCTGTCCGGCCGCCTGGGCGTGGGACTGGATCCGTGCGCGGCCATCCAGGTGCCGCTGTCGCTGCCCGATGGCGAGGCGTCGGAGACGGTGTTCCGGCTCGGCATGGGCAAGGACGAAGACGACGCGCTGTACCTCGCCCGTCGCGTGCAGGGCACGCAGCGCGCGCACGATGCGCTGGACGCCGTGCGCATCCACTGGCGCGGACTGCTGACGTCCGTGCAGGTCAGCACGCCCGATCCCGCTGTCGACGCGCTGGTGAACGGCTGGCTGATGTACCAGACCCTCGCCTGCCGCTACGTGGCGCGCAGCGGCTACTACCAGTCCGGCGGCGCGTTCGGCTTCCGCGACCAGCTGCAGGACACCATGGCGACGCTGCATGCCCGGCCGGCGTTGACCCGCTCGCACCTGCTGCTGTGCGCGGCGCATCAGTTCCCGCAGGGCGACGTGCTGCACTGGTGGCATCCGCCGCAGGGGCGCGGGGTGCGCACGCGCTGCTCGGACGACTACCTGTGGCTGCCGCTGGCGGCCGCGCGCTACCTGCAGGTGACCGGCGATGCCAGCGTGCTGGACGAACAGGTGGGCTTCGTCGATGGGCGACCGGTCAACGCCGACGAGGAGTCGTACTACGACATGCCCGCCACGTCGCACCTACGGCAGTCGTTCTACCAGCATTGCGTGCTGGCCTTGCGGCGCGGCTGCAGCCTGCTGGGCGAACGCGGCCTGCCGCTGATCGGCACCGGCGACTGGAACGACGGCATGAACCGCGTCGGCGAGGCCGGGCGTGGCGAGAGCGTGTGGCTGGGCTTCTTCCTCTACGACACGCTGCAGCGCTTCATCGAGGTCGCACGCGTGCGCGGCGATGACGCGTTCGCCGACGAATGCGTCGAACATGCCGAGCGCCTGCGCGCGAACCTGGAAGCCCACGCCTGGGACGGCCAGTGGTACCGGCGCGCATGGTTCGACGACGGCACGCCGTTGGGCTCTTCGACCAGCGACGAATGCAGGATCGACTCGATTTCGCAGAGCTGGTCGGTGCTGTCGGGTGCCGCCGATCCCGCACGTGCGCGGCAGGCGATGGCGTCGCTGGACCGCCATCTGGTGAAGCGCGAAGCGGGCCTGATCCAGTTGCTCGATCCGCCGTTCGACACCACGCCGAAGGACCCCGGCTACATCCGCGGCTACGTGCCCGGCGTGCGCGAGAACGGCGGCCAGTACACCCATGCGGCGGTCTGGGCCGCGATGGCCTTCGCGCACCAGGGCGATGCGGAGCGGGCGTGGGAACTGGCGCGCATGATCAACCCGATCCACCACGCGCAGGATCCGGATGCGACCGCCGTCTACAAGGTGGAGCCCTACGTACTGGCCGCCGACGTGTATGGCGTGGCACCCCATGTCGGCCGTGGCGGCTGGACCTGGTACACCGGCTCGGCCGGCTGGATGTACCGCTTGCTGACCGAATCGCTGCTGGGCCTGCAGCGCCTCGGCGACGAGCTGGCCCTGCATCCCTGCCTGCCGCGCGAATGGACACAGTACGAACTGCGCTACCGCTTCGGTTCCACGCTCTACGTCATCGCGGTGGAACAAGGCGATGACGGCACACCCATGCTGCAACTGGATGGCACGGAACAGGCAGGCATGCGCTTCCCGCTGGTGGACGATGGCAGCGTGCATCGGGTGGAGGCACGCTGGCCCCGCGCCGCGCCGTGA
- a CDS encoding fasciclin domain-containing protein: protein MDMLQKPGLFQQDLLGTLRSRHSFRTFMQAIDRAGLTASLNGAGPYTVFAPTDEAFRQLPHGTLDRLLNPGNRDELAAMVNRHVVAGRQTAADVCTPSGHVSIGDAQITRPDIMARNGVIHGIDKVNLPEPRPR, encoded by the coding sequence ATGGACATGCTGCAGAAGCCCGGTCTCTTCCAGCAGGATCTGCTGGGGACGTTGAGGAGCCGGCATTCGTTCCGCACCTTCATGCAGGCGATCGACAGGGCCGGCCTGACCGCCTCGCTCAACGGAGCGGGTCCCTACACCGTGTTCGCCCCCACGGACGAGGCATTCCGGCAGTTGCCGCATGGCACGCTGGATCGCCTGCTCAACCCCGGCAACCGGGACGAACTCGCCGCGATGGTGAACCGCCACGTGGTTGCCGGCCGCCAGACAGCCGCAGATGTCTGCACGCCGAGCGGGCACGTGAGCATCGGCGATGCGCAGATCACGCGTCCCGACATCATGGCCAGGAACGGCGTAATCCATGGCATCGACAAGGTCAACCTGCCCGAACCCAGGCCTCGCTGA
- a CDS encoding aldehyde dehydrogenase family protein: MLTVVQAFDRTPIAEIGVDDAAALERKLQVAERVFKDRDGWLKPHQRVAILRRLAALMEDRRDHLALQIAREGGKPLADAIVETTRAIDGVHNAADELRNFAGREIPMGLSAAAENRWAFTTKEPIGLVAAISAFNHPLNLIVHQVAPAIAVGCPVIVKPASTTPLSCLEFVALVHEAGLPEPWCQSFVPEGNDLAEQLATDRRVAFLSFIGSARVGWSLHAKLAHGARSALEHGGAAPAIVDRSADLDRIIEPIVKGGYYHAGQVCVSTQRVYVHRDIADDFTQRLIARVERLRTGDPTLKDTEVGPLILPREADRVAEWIKDAVEGGATLATGGARQSETTLQPTVLLDPAADARISLQEVFGPVVAVYRYGDLDEAIARANALPTAFQASIFAQDIDVALRAANRLDASAVMINDPTAFRTDWMPFAGRRESGYGTGGIPYTMRDMTQEKMILMRRG; encoded by the coding sequence ATGTTGACCGTCGTACAGGCCTTCGACCGCACGCCCATCGCAGAGATCGGCGTTGACGATGCCGCGGCCCTGGAACGCAAGCTGCAAGTTGCCGAACGCGTATTCAAGGATCGCGACGGCTGGCTGAAACCGCATCAGCGCGTGGCCATCCTGCGCAGGCTGGCCGCGTTGATGGAGGACCGGCGCGACCACCTGGCCCTGCAGATCGCGCGCGAAGGCGGCAAGCCGCTGGCCGATGCCATCGTCGAGACCACGCGCGCCATCGACGGCGTCCACAATGCCGCCGACGAACTGCGCAACTTCGCGGGCCGGGAAATCCCGATGGGTCTGTCCGCCGCTGCGGAGAATCGCTGGGCGTTCACCACCAAGGAGCCAATCGGCCTCGTGGCGGCGATCTCGGCGTTCAATCATCCGCTGAACCTGATCGTCCACCAGGTCGCGCCCGCCATCGCGGTCGGTTGCCCGGTGATCGTCAAGCCGGCGAGCACGACGCCGCTCTCCTGCCTGGAGTTCGTTGCGCTGGTCCATGAGGCCGGCCTGCCCGAGCCCTGGTGCCAGAGCTTCGTGCCGGAAGGCAATGACCTGGCCGAACAGCTGGCGACCGATCGCCGCGTCGCTTTCCTCAGTTTCATCGGCTCGGCCCGGGTCGGCTGGTCGCTGCACGCCAAGCTCGCCCACGGGGCGCGCTCGGCGCTGGAACATGGCGGCGCGGCGCCGGCCATCGTCGACCGCAGCGCCGACCTCGACCGGATCATCGAGCCGATCGTGAAAGGCGGGTATTACCATGCCGGCCAGGTCTGCGTGTCGACGCAGCGCGTCTATGTGCACCGCGACATCGCCGACGACTTCACGCAGCGGCTGATCGCGCGTGTCGAACGCCTGCGTACCGGCGACCCCACGCTGAAGGACACCGAGGTCGGTCCGCTGATCCTGCCACGCGAAGCCGACCGCGTTGCGGAATGGATCAAGGACGCAGTCGAGGGCGGCGCCACGCTCGCCACCGGGGGGGCACGCCAGTCGGAGACCACGCTGCAACCGACGGTGCTGCTCGACCCCGCGGCCGACGCGCGGATCTCCCTGCAGGAGGTCTTCGGTCCGGTGGTCGCGGTCTATCGCTACGGCGATCTCGACGAGGCGATCGCGCGCGCGAACGCCCTGCCTACCGCCTTCCAGGCCAGCATCTTCGCCCAGGACATCGATGTCGCGCTGCGCGCGGCCAACCGTCTGGATGCGTCGGCGGTGATGATCAACGACCCCACCGCCTTCCGCACCGACTGGATGCCGTTCGCCGGTCGCCGCGAATCCGGATACGGCACGGGCGGCATCCCGTACACCATGCGCGACATGACGCAGGAAAAGATGATCCTAATGCGCAGGGGCTGA